A genomic window from Bradyrhizobium lupini includes:
- a CDS encoding CoA-binding protein, which translates to MSTISDGTTVQAVRDATQVYRFVSGKLEMTGVERDLRSLFEPRGVVVVGASPRPSLAKSILNNIIASGFDGNVAAVNPNYDTVDEVDCYKCISDVPFPVDLALLCVRAENILPVLEECRRRSVGAAQIISSGFAELESEEGRARQQRIQLWADDSTTVVVGPNTIGVINLHRPIIAVWESKLPKIVAGAVSGVFQSGQMVAIMHPLIARGVGISKIATTGNEVSITTAEVINFLAADPQTEIIVSYSEGIKDPERFALACTHAREQGKPIIMLRVGAHPEVRNAINRHTATQAANSYESDIRLLEEQGVITVNSVEDLIETIVAFKASGKPRGNRVAFASFSGGMGNIMADLILSTPGLKLVSFSNQLRKRLADVLPRFANSFNPLDLSAQSSFDSGVLSGCLQVLGQSGEFDILLWGMDLPTSIDNDSPLGIVLNELVAQHPEIALIPVSQISGVSRSKEVDGNPPVFAGLPILQGTGVSVRALGKAIEWHAST; encoded by the coding sequence ATGTCCACTATCAGCGATGGAACAACCGTGCAAGCAGTGAGAGATGCGACGCAGGTTTATCGATTTGTTTCGGGCAAGTTAGAAATGACCGGCGTCGAGCGTGACCTCCGATCTCTCTTCGAACCTCGGGGAGTTGTAGTGGTCGGAGCTTCGCCGAGGCCTAGCCTCGCGAAAAGCATTCTTAACAACATTATCGCGTCCGGTTTCGATGGAAACGTCGCTGCCGTTAACCCGAACTACGATACGGTTGACGAAGTGGATTGTTACAAGTGCATCTCAGACGTTCCGTTCCCAGTCGATCTGGCCCTCCTATGCGTTCGGGCTGAGAATATTCTTCCTGTTTTGGAGGAATGCAGACGAAGGTCGGTGGGCGCCGCACAGATCATCTCGAGCGGCTTCGCCGAACTTGAATCCGAGGAGGGCCGCGCAAGGCAGCAGCGAATTCAGCTGTGGGCAGACGACTCTACAACCGTCGTTGTTGGCCCCAATACGATTGGGGTCATCAATCTGCATCGGCCGATCATTGCCGTTTGGGAAAGCAAGCTACCCAAGATTGTCGCGGGAGCCGTCAGTGGCGTATTCCAGAGCGGGCAGATGGTTGCAATTATGCATCCGCTTATCGCCAGGGGAGTGGGCATCAGCAAAATCGCTACGACCGGTAACGAAGTCAGCATCACAACCGCTGAAGTAATTAATTTCCTCGCTGCCGATCCACAAACAGAAATCATCGTAAGTTATTCCGAAGGGATCAAGGATCCCGAGCGCTTCGCGCTTGCCTGTACGCACGCGCGGGAACAAGGCAAGCCGATCATCATGCTGCGCGTCGGCGCTCATCCTGAGGTGCGAAATGCCATCAACCGACATACGGCAACACAAGCCGCGAATAGCTATGAAAGCGACATCCGGCTTCTCGAAGAACAGGGTGTGATCACGGTTAATTCCGTCGAGGACTTGATCGAGACTATCGTGGCCTTCAAGGCATCCGGCAAACCGCGGGGCAATCGCGTCGCCTTTGCGAGCTTTTCAGGTGGAATGGGAAACATCATGGCTGATTTGATTTTGTCGACGCCCGGACTGAAGCTCGTTTCGTTCTCTAATCAGCTGCGCAAGCGATTAGCCGACGTCTTGCCGAGATTCGCGAACAGCTTCAATCCCCTGGATCTGAGTGCTCAAAGCTCTTTCGATTCTGGCGTCCTGAGCGGCTGTTTACAGGTACTCGGACAGAGTGGAGAGTTTGACATCCTTCTCTGGGGCATGGATTTGCCAACGAGCATCGATAACGACTCACCGCTTGGCATCGTGCTTAATGAGCTGGTAGCCCAACATCCTGAAATTGCGCTTATTCCGGTCTCGCAGATTAGTGGAGTATCTCGGAGTAAGGAGGTTGATGGGAACCCGCCCGTGTTTGCCGGCCTACCAATCCTGCAAGGCACGGGAGTTTCGGTTCGAGCTCTGGGCAAGGCGATCGAGTGGCATGCGTCGACTTAG
- a CDS encoding 3-keto-5-aminohexanoate cleavage protein translates to MISEVFITCALTGAGTAVERSPHVPVTPEQIAQSAIEAARAGAAVVHIHVRDPKTRRGTRDPAMYREVVQRIRESDVNPLINLTAGMGGDLVLGDPESPLPLNPAGTDMAGVRERLVHVEELRPEICTLDCGSMNWGAGSQYVMVNTAGTLRAMAARVKELGVRPELEVFDIGHLVLVRDLIEQGLIDNPALIQLCMGIRYGAPDDPTTLMALVHQLPPQAIYSAFSIGRMQLPYVALAPLVGANVRVGLEDNLYLSRGRLATNAELAQRAVEILERMGVRVMSPDEVRKKLALQVHV, encoded by the coding sequence ATGATTTCTGAGGTGTTCATTACGTGTGCGCTCACAGGGGCAGGAACTGCGGTGGAGCGTAGCCCTCATGTGCCGGTCACCCCCGAGCAGATCGCGCAGTCCGCGATCGAGGCTGCGCGGGCGGGTGCGGCGGTGGTGCACATCCACGTGCGTGATCCCAAGACGCGGCGTGGCACTCGTGATCCGGCGATGTATCGGGAAGTGGTACAGCGTATTCGAGAATCGGACGTGAATCCGCTCATCAACCTGACTGCGGGAATGGGCGGCGATCTCGTGCTGGGCGACCCGGAATCTCCGCTGCCGCTGAATCCGGCTGGCACGGACATGGCCGGCGTGCGTGAGCGGCTAGTGCATGTGGAAGAGCTACGACCCGAGATCTGTACGCTGGATTGCGGGTCGATGAACTGGGGCGCCGGCAGCCAGTACGTCATGGTCAACACCGCCGGGACGCTGCGCGCGATGGCTGCGCGCGTAAAGGAGCTTGGTGTGCGTCCTGAGCTCGAGGTCTTCGATATCGGTCACTTGGTGCTTGTGCGCGATCTCATCGAGCAAGGCCTGATCGACAATCCAGCGTTGATCCAATTGTGCATGGGGATTCGCTACGGCGCGCCAGATGACCCGACGACGCTGATGGCGCTGGTACACCAGCTCCCGCCGCAGGCCATCTACTCTGCCTTCTCGATTGGACGTATGCAGCTTCCGTACGTGGCATTGGCCCCGCTGGTTGGCGCGAATGTGCGAGTCGGTTTGGAAGACAACCTCTATCTCTCTCGCGGGCGGCTGGCGACCAATGCTGAGCTTGCGCAGCGGGCAGTCGAGATTCTCGAAAGGATGGGCGTGCGAGTGATGAGTCCGGATGAGGTGCGTAAAAAGCTTGCGTTGCAAGTTCACGTGTGA
- a CDS encoding N-acetyltransferase family protein, producing MNRFLFALRPSFVSYTCISKGKVIGWAALTRHHINEGVRQTAEMSLFVQARFRRQGVGSALARAILSQQSTADLHCILAMSFADAPNVISFAQKKCCLSISGCLPAAFSDSGHNYDILILQRLITA from the coding sequence ATGAATCGGTTTCTATTTGCGCTTCGTCCCTCATTCGTCTCCTACACATGTATCAGCAAAGGCAAGGTCATCGGATGGGCAGCGCTTACTCGGCACCATATCAATGAAGGGGTGCGGCAGACGGCGGAAATGTCGCTCTTTGTTCAAGCGCGGTTTCGTCGTCAAGGAGTGGGTTCCGCGCTTGCGCGCGCAATTCTAAGTCAACAAAGTACAGCCGACCTACATTGCATCTTAGCAATGTCGTTTGCTGATGCGCCGAACGTTATTTCTTTCGCACAGAAAAAATGTTGCCTTTCGATTTCCGGATGTCTCCCAGCGGCGTTTTCCGATAGCGGGCACAACTACGACATTCTGATTCTGCAAAGACTTATAACCGCGTGA
- a CDS encoding RimK family alpha-L-glutamate ligase: MRLLILTNTLDSLGENDAPISNAFRRLGWEVLFGELNSISADDYRFFTRGVLVPKNAEPYHPGCAAAGIRANYFLDECQLVWVMGHPQDRVSLDIWQMLWLASQTTSFVNSVEGLVFLTPKHALGHVVPKANRALSYISNDFSLLWDRYQETSDQWWVAKPPNSTCGQNVFLLTPKGPNVRAILQCLTGNTAAHKDSYGELGGFKAEYTVLQQYIPEVVHGEKRIIVVCGQATAWHGRIGHPDDHRSNIVLGGKPVPVDLHQDEIELAESIGRKLMAHGINFAGIDIAYPYIIEINLVNPGGLYDLQCASGVDRSDKVSEVITTHFKRRLSS, translated from the coding sequence ATGAGACTGCTGATACTCACGAACACGCTCGACAGTTTAGGCGAGAACGACGCCCCAATCAGTAACGCATTTCGCCGGTTGGGTTGGGAAGTACTTTTCGGCGAGTTGAATTCAATTTCGGCAGACGACTATCGCTTTTTCACACGCGGAGTTTTAGTGCCAAAAAACGCCGAGCCTTATCATCCCGGCTGCGCCGCAGCAGGAATTCGAGCTAACTATTTTCTCGACGAATGTCAGTTGGTCTGGGTCATGGGCCATCCTCAGGATCGCGTATCCCTTGACATTTGGCAAATGCTTTGGCTGGCATCTCAGACGACGTCGTTTGTCAACAGCGTCGAAGGTCTGGTGTTCCTTACTCCAAAACATGCTCTGGGCCACGTCGTGCCCAAGGCGAACAGAGCGCTTTCGTACATATCGAACGACTTTTCGCTGCTCTGGGATCGCTACCAGGAAACTTCAGATCAGTGGTGGGTAGCTAAGCCGCCAAATTCCACCTGTGGGCAAAACGTCTTTTTACTGACCCCGAAGGGACCAAATGTCCGAGCAATCTTGCAATGCCTTACCGGAAATACCGCTGCTCACAAGGATAGCTATGGCGAGTTAGGCGGCTTCAAAGCCGAGTACACCGTACTTCAGCAGTATATTCCTGAAGTGGTCCACGGCGAAAAGCGTATCATCGTTGTTTGCGGACAGGCGACCGCTTGGCACGGCCGGATCGGGCATCCGGACGATCACAGGTCGAACATAGTGCTGGGAGGAAAACCTGTTCCGGTGGATCTGCATCAAGATGAAATTGAGCTAGCTGAGTCAATCGGTCGAAAGCTGATGGCTCACGGAATCAACTTCGCAGGGATAGACATTGCCTATCCTTACATCATCGAAATAAATCTTGTGAATCCGGGAGGGCTGTACGACTTGCAGTGTGCTTCTGGGGTAGACCGCTCGGACAAAGTGTCCGAGGTAATCACTACTCACTTCAAGAGGCGTTTGTCGTCATGA
- a CDS encoding transposase domain-containing protein — protein MHRRGNQDGEECSDVPGRPYCRNSECYPVCLTRKNALFAGHEVGADNWLLLASVVAICKLNDVNPAAYVAETLETIIDGHPHSRIEDLMPWRFRKTSSQPQ, from the coding sequence GTGCATCGGCGCGGCAATCAGGATGGAGAGGAATGTAGCGATGTTCCCGGTAGACCGTATTGCCGCAACAGCGAATGTTACCCAGTCTGCCTGACCAGAAAAAATGCGCTCTTCGCCGGCCATGAAGTCGGCGCGGACAACTGGCTCCTACTCGCGTCGGTCGTCGCCATCTGCAAGCTCAACGACGTCAACCCCGCCGCCTACGTCGCCGAAACACTCGAGACGATCATCGACGGTCATCCCCATAGCCGCATCGAAGACCTCATGCCGTGGCGATTCCGCAAAACGTCAAGCCAGCCTCAATAG
- a CDS encoding pyridoxal phosphate-dependent aminotransferase, protein MHYASRLYRMADNGLGAWEIHHIATEKRNRGDDVILLTVGNTDFTSPKTSIAAVRQDLAAGRTHYSPSAGGRPFREAIARRHTRKTGQAINADQVIVTIGAQNALLTAALCLIEPGDQVLVPEPMYTTYPGTVAAAGGEIISIRSPPGNRFHPLINEMEAAITPRTRAIFLATPNNPTGAVYTTDELLAIAGLCRNQNLWLVSDEVYGELIYEGQHVSPSMLPGMAERTITISSLSKSHAMAGWRLGWMIGPQELVRHAGNVALCSTYGVPTFLQDAGVAALEQFPNGLPELRAAYRRRRDQLCEWMETVPLVSFHRPEGGMFIMLDARATGLSAYDFAKGLVLQEGVAILPADSFGESAAGHLRISLGATDAEMEEAAMRLSRYAKQIAR, encoded by the coding sequence ATGCATTACGCGTCCCGACTCTACAGAATGGCCGATAACGGATTGGGGGCTTGGGAGATACATCACATCGCCACCGAGAAACGGAATCGCGGCGATGACGTCATTCTGTTGACGGTTGGCAACACCGATTTCACCAGTCCTAAAACGTCGATCGCCGCTGTACGTCAAGACCTCGCGGCCGGCCGGACCCATTACAGCCCGAGTGCAGGCGGCCGTCCGTTCCGCGAGGCGATTGCACGGCGACATACGCGCAAGACTGGCCAAGCGATCAACGCCGATCAGGTCATAGTCACTATTGGCGCTCAGAACGCGCTGCTCACCGCCGCCCTTTGTCTCATCGAGCCAGGGGACCAGGTCTTAGTACCTGAGCCAATGTATACAACTTATCCCGGCACTGTCGCTGCTGCTGGCGGCGAGATCATCAGCATCCGCTCGCCACCAGGAAACCGGTTTCATCCGTTGATTAACGAGATGGAAGCCGCTATCACTCCACGAACTCGCGCGATCTTTTTGGCCACCCCCAACAATCCGACGGGGGCGGTCTATACGACAGACGAACTGCTGGCTATAGCGGGCCTCTGCCGCAATCAGAATCTCTGGCTGGTCTCGGATGAGGTCTACGGCGAACTCATCTATGAGGGCCAACATGTCTCGCCCTCTATGCTTCCCGGCATGGCGGAGCGCACCATCACCATCAGCAGTCTTTCCAAGTCACATGCGATGGCGGGTTGGCGGCTCGGTTGGATGATCGGTCCGCAGGAGTTGGTGCGTCATGCTGGCAACGTAGCGCTCTGCTCGACCTACGGCGTTCCTACTTTTCTCCAAGATGCCGGCGTCGCGGCGCTGGAGCAGTTTCCGAACGGGCTCCCCGAACTGCGAGCAGCCTATCGTCGCCGCCGCGACCAGCTTTGTGAGTGGATGGAAACGGTTCCCCTAGTGTCTTTCCACCGCCCGGAAGGCGGCATGTTCATTATGTTGGATGCGCGCGCCACGGGTCTCTCGGCGTATGACTTTGCCAAGGGCCTAGTTCTCCAAGAGGGAGTTGCAATTCTACCCGCGGATAGTTTTGGCGAAAGCGCAGCTGGTCATTTGCGCATTAGCCTTGGTGCCACCGACGCGGAAATGGAGGAGGCGGCCATGCGCCTGTCCCGTTACGCTAAGCAGATCGCGCGGTAA
- a CDS encoding SDR family NAD(P)-dependent oxidoreductase: protein MSENGLCAIVTGSASGLGAAIAGLLAKCGAHLVINYSKSQKEAEATAEACRMAGAADVMVVQGDVSRDDDCRKIVAAASPWGRLDLLVNNAGTTKHVPSHDLDGLSAEDFQRIYAINTIGPYQMIRATRSLLEAGCKMSGRPAAVVNVSSIAGINGDGSSVAYSASKGALNAMTLPLARALAPSIRVNTVCPGYIDTPWFTKGRGEAGARQVRDAVLARAPLKAASTAEDIAQLVCFLASPASSNMTGECVRIDAGLHLIL from the coding sequence ATGTCAGAGAATGGCTTGTGTGCAATAGTGACGGGTTCAGCGTCCGGCCTTGGAGCGGCGATAGCGGGCCTCTTAGCGAAGTGCGGGGCACACCTCGTGATCAACTATTCGAAGAGCCAGAAGGAAGCCGAGGCCACAGCTGAAGCCTGCCGCATGGCCGGCGCTGCCGACGTCATGGTTGTGCAGGGCGACGTTTCTCGCGATGATGATTGCAGGAAGATCGTCGCCGCTGCCTCGCCCTGGGGGCGGCTCGACTTGCTCGTCAACAATGCCGGCACAACAAAACATGTGCCGAGTCACGATCTCGACGGGCTCTCGGCGGAGGATTTTCAACGTATTTATGCCATCAACACCATCGGGCCGTACCAGATGATCCGTGCCACACGCTCGCTGCTCGAGGCTGGCTGCAAGATGAGCGGACGGCCGGCCGCGGTGGTGAACGTCTCCTCGATCGCAGGGATCAACGGTGACGGCTCATCCGTCGCGTACTCAGCGAGCAAGGGAGCGCTAAATGCAATGACGCTACCGTTGGCGCGCGCGCTGGCACCTTCCATTCGCGTCAATACCGTTTGTCCTGGCTACATCGATACGCCCTGGTTCACCAAGGGTCGTGGTGAGGCGGGCGCCCGGCAGGTGCGCGATGCCGTGTTGGCGCGTGCGCCGCTCAAGGCTGCCTCGACCGCCGAGGACATCGCGCAGCTCGTCTGCTTTCTCGCAAGCCCGGCGTCGAGTAACATGACCGGCGAATGCGTGCGCATAGATGCCGGCTTACATCTGATTTTGTGA
- a CDS encoding GNAT family N-acetyltransferase — protein MIRRAKCSDAEDIAAIYNQAMAPGVFAISRVSPDTRTERLAWLEEHQDPYAAFVYENDSRKTIAWCSLNSFSMRPEYTGLSEISCYVDEKHRGMGIGRLMIAHLIETAKTFGLHALLGRTLERNVGAIKNFNSFEFRRVAKLRELSRVRGEWHNDVWLWKQLP, from the coding sequence GTGATTCGACGCGCGAAATGTTCGGACGCTGAAGACATCGCCGCAATCTACAATCAAGCGATGGCACCCGGCGTCTTTGCCATTAGTCGAGTGTCGCCTGATACTCGCACCGAACGATTGGCTTGGCTTGAGGAGCATCAAGACCCATACGCAGCCTTCGTTTATGAAAATGACAGCAGGAAAACAATCGCGTGGTGTTCCCTAAACTCGTTTTCGATGCGCCCTGAGTATACGGGGCTCTCCGAAATTTCGTGCTACGTTGATGAAAAACACCGAGGAATGGGGATTGGAAGGCTGATGATTGCGCACTTGATTGAGACCGCCAAAACGTTTGGACTGCATGCGCTATTGGGCCGCACTCTTGAAAGAAATGTCGGAGCAATCAAAAATTTCAATTCGTTCGAGTTTCGACGTGTCGCGAAATTACGCGAACTGTCACGTGTTCGAGGTGAATGGCACAACGACGTATGGCTGTGGAAGCAATTGCCATAA
- a CDS encoding class I adenylate-forming enzyme family protein translates to MLPRTDSQQQERVTNALRKIQALEAAYETITIGQLVSERARTHGSSIAIDVFEQGMRATYSEMDRASNKCAQALRLFGVRKHDRVGVMLPNRIEYPILWFAIAKLGAVMVPIDMRYTPREIEYVLSDTQAKFAVVDETAWPVFSVMDPWPQYFTNERIVLVGQLSAGAATTFDDLLKGADDSVVDEGIRSDDLLTIQYTSGTTGFPKGCMLTHDYWGISSCQEASGDEQPYQSYLCTNSFSYGDARQYFLRSYRQGGTLYLAPSLNPARFVGWLKQHRIEWCAFPELVARQVETSGEGGVTCLRQTLNWGWSPYSVRQFRKRFRVRTQDAYGMTEIWLGTQMPSNLDEMSESGSVGIRAPFRNLLLMNEDGTPTDIGEVGELWVSGRGIFKGYWNRPEVNAASFNGEWFKTGDLLRCDKFGFHWLVGRTKDMIRRSGDNIAAREVEAVIREISEIADVAAIPVPHADCGEEVKICVELKEGLAPDDLLLQRILEKARAELAVFKVPRYIAFIPKLPRTTSSNKVLKRELMAVSDPRAGTYDAEKKRWR, encoded by the coding sequence ATGCTCCCCAGAACAGATAGTCAGCAGCAAGAGCGTGTCACGAATGCGTTGCGGAAGATCCAGGCCCTGGAAGCTGCGTATGAGACGATCACTATTGGACAGCTGGTTTCAGAACGAGCGAGAACGCATGGATCCTCGATCGCAATCGACGTCTTCGAGCAGGGCATGCGCGCGACTTACTCTGAAATGGACCGGGCTTCTAACAAATGCGCACAGGCCCTACGTTTGTTCGGTGTACGCAAGCACGACCGCGTCGGGGTGATGCTACCTAATCGCATTGAATATCCCATCCTATGGTTCGCGATCGCGAAACTTGGGGCGGTGATGGTTCCGATCGACATGCGCTACACGCCAAGGGAGATCGAATACGTTCTCAGCGACACACAAGCCAAATTCGCCGTGGTCGACGAGACCGCTTGGCCAGTCTTCTCGGTAATGGACCCCTGGCCGCAATACTTTACCAATGAGCGTATAGTTCTCGTTGGACAGCTTTCCGCAGGAGCAGCCACTACCTTCGATGATTTGCTTAAAGGAGCCGACGACTCTGTGGTGGACGAGGGTATCCGCTCCGACGACTTGTTGACCATTCAATATACCTCGGGAACGACGGGCTTTCCGAAGGGCTGCATGTTGACGCACGACTATTGGGGCATTAGCTCGTGCCAGGAGGCGTCCGGGGACGAGCAGCCGTACCAAAGCTATCTGTGTACAAATTCGTTTTCCTACGGCGATGCGAGACAATACTTTCTGAGGTCGTATCGACAGGGCGGCACGCTCTACTTGGCTCCGTCGTTAAACCCGGCACGCTTCGTCGGTTGGCTGAAGCAGCATCGCATTGAGTGGTGCGCTTTTCCAGAGTTGGTGGCGCGCCAGGTGGAGACCTCAGGCGAAGGCGGGGTGACATGCCTGAGGCAGACTCTGAATTGGGGTTGGAGTCCTTACTCGGTCCGTCAATTCCGAAAACGCTTTCGCGTGCGCACGCAGGACGCTTATGGGATGACGGAAATTTGGCTTGGCACGCAAATGCCCAGCAATTTGGACGAGATGTCCGAATCCGGTTCTGTTGGGATTCGAGCTCCATTCCGGAATCTGCTATTGATGAATGAGGATGGCACCCCCACCGACATTGGTGAAGTCGGCGAGCTCTGGGTGAGTGGCCGTGGAATCTTCAAGGGTTATTGGAATAGACCTGAGGTAAATGCGGCCTCATTCAACGGCGAATGGTTTAAGACAGGAGACCTGTTGCGGTGTGACAAATTCGGCTTTCATTGGCTAGTAGGACGCACGAAGGATATGATTCGGCGCTCCGGTGACAACATCGCTGCGCGTGAGGTGGAAGCCGTGATCCGCGAAATTTCGGAGATCGCGGACGTAGCTGCCATTCCCGTTCCCCACGCGGATTGCGGCGAGGAAGTCAAGATCTGCGTGGAGCTGAAAGAAGGTCTGGCACCCGACGATCTGCTTTTGCAGCGGATTCTCGAAAAAGCTCGTGCTGAACTTGCTGTGTTCAAGGTGCCGCGGTACATCGCCTTTATACCGAAGCTTCCTAGGACCACCTCCAGCAATAAGGTGCTAAAACGTGAGCTGATGGCCGTGAGTGATCCGCGTGCCGGCACCTACGACGCTGAGAAAAAGCGCTGGCGCTGA